One genomic segment of Paenibacillus xylanexedens includes these proteins:
- a CDS encoding flagellar protein FlaG, translating to MNIQFSLSAASSVTNPATEVQHPAGASQAVTDTANIRTAKEAYAKERQGVHLSVGEELLIRNIDRAVKALQGPETTLDISIHEKTHDIMVKVLNKETGELLREIPPEKTLDLVAKMMEIAGILIDEKI from the coding sequence GTGAATATTCAATTTTCCTTATCTGCTGCCTCATCTGTAACAAACCCTGCTACTGAGGTGCAGCACCCGGCAGGCGCTTCTCAAGCGGTAACCGACACAGCTAACATCAGGACAGCGAAAGAAGCTTATGCCAAAGAAAGACAAGGTGTACATTTATCTGTAGGGGAAGAACTGCTGATCCGCAACATTGATAGAGCCGTGAAAGCCTTGCAAGGTCCGGAAACGACATTAGATATTAGTATTCATGAAAAGACACATGATATCATGGTCAAAGTTTTAAATAAGGAAACTGGGGAATTGCTCCGTGAGATCCCACCGGAAAAAACATTGGATTTAGTAGCCAAGATGATGGAAATTGCGGGTATCTTAATTGACGAGAAAATATAG
- a CDS encoding flagellin, with protein sequence MIINHNVPALNTHRQLSINTGNTNKNIEKLSSGLRINRAGDDAAGLAISEKMRGQIRGLDQASRNAQDGISLIQTAEGALNETHSILQRQREIANQSANGTNTDSDRQALQDEMNALTSEINRIGNTTEFNTQKLLQGDGKATLAGTNGAVSDALVGVGTAGAAGTAGTVVVGATNHTQATQATTVAAAAAAGNTATFVVNGQELKVTFAASGSNGGVTGDRKAYDVTGNSATITLDATGANNTVGSAAADIEKALKAMIEKNDVLKGNVSTASNATSVTLTAVADNAGGQLYGSLGNISASSGTAGFITAGADDVGSTTYTQASASIGFTVANAADAAKLVGTGLTINDQQIEFYDATKGAYTGKALGVNISGAANATDVVKAITDTLGNKLDGVKLTGAAGVLTVTATAKGEAGNGIKVSNGGVQKNFETSFQIGANTGQSMSLSIGDMRSSALGITGKAGDAGFTKDNTVTDGTNDVKGEAALNISTKEGAAAAIAVLDKATATVSSERSKLGATQNRLEHTINNLGTASENLTAAESRIRDVDMAKEMMQQTKNNILAQAAQAMLAQANQAPQGVLQLLR encoded by the coding sequence ATGATTATCAACCATAACGTACCGGCGTTGAACACTCACCGCCAATTGTCCATCAACACAGGTAACACTAATAAAAATATCGAAAAATTGTCTTCCGGTCTTCGTATCAACCGTGCTGGTGACGATGCTGCAGGTTTGGCAATTTCCGAAAAAATGCGCGGTCAAATCCGCGGTTTGGATCAAGCTTCCCGTAACGCTCAAGATGGTATCTCTTTGATCCAAACAGCTGAGGGTGCTTTGAACGAAACTCACTCCATCCTGCAACGTCAACGCGAGATTGCTAACCAATCCGCTAACGGAACAAACACAGATTCCGATCGTCAAGCGCTGCAAGATGAAATGAACGCTCTGACTTCCGAAATCAACCGTATCGGTAACACAACTGAGTTCAACACTCAAAAGTTGCTTCAAGGTGATGGAAAAGCAACACTGGCAGGTACTAACGGTGCTGTTAGTGATGCTCTTGTAGGTGTCGGCACAGCTGGTGCAGCTGGTACAGCTGGTACAGTGGTAGTAGGAGCAACAAATCATACTCAAGCTACCCAAGCAACAACTGTGGCGGCTGCGGCTGCGGCAGGTAATACAGCAACATTCGTAGTTAATGGTCAAGAATTGAAAGTAACCTTTGCTGCATCTGGTTCAAATGGTGGGGTAACAGGTGACCGTAAAGCATACGATGTAACAGGTAACTCTGCTACAATTACTTTGGATGCAACAGGAGCGAATAATACTGTAGGCTCAGCAGCGGCAGACATTGAAAAAGCTTTAAAAGCAATGATCGAGAAGAATGATGTACTTAAAGGGAATGTTTCGACTGCTTCTAATGCTACTTCGGTGACACTTACTGCAGTTGCTGATAATGCTGGAGGTCAACTGTATGGATCTTTAGGTAATATCAGTGCTTCTTCCGGAACTGCAGGATTTATTACGGCTGGTGCTGATGATGTGGGCTCAACAACGTATACACAAGCCTCAGCAAGTATTGGTTTCACAGTTGCCAATGCTGCAGATGCAGCAAAATTAGTGGGTACTGGTTTGACCATTAACGATCAACAAATTGAATTTTATGATGCCACTAAAGGTGCATACACAGGTAAGGCATTGGGTGTAAACATTAGTGGGGCGGCTAATGCAACTGATGTTGTAAAAGCTATTACCGATACACTTGGTAATAAATTGGATGGTGTTAAACTTACTGGAGCGGCAGGGGTTCTTACGGTTACGGCAACTGCTAAAGGGGAAGCTGGTAACGGAATTAAAGTATCTAATGGCGGAGTTCAAAAGAACTTTGAAACTTCTTTCCAAATCGGTGCTAACACTGGTCAATCCATGAGCCTGTCCATTGGCGACATGCGTTCTTCCGCTCTGGGTATCACTGGTAAAGCTGGCGATGCTGGTTTCACTAAAGATAATACAGTTACTGATGGAACGAACGATGTTAAAGGCGAAGCTGCTTTGAACATCTCCACTAAAGAAGGCGCAGCTGCTGCAATCGCAGTTCTGGATAAAGCAACTGCAACTGTATCCAGCGAACGTTCTAAACTGGGTGCTACTCAAAACCGTCTGGAGCACACAATCAACAACTTGGGAACAGCTTCTGAGAACCTGACAGCTGCTGAATCCCGTATCCGTGACGTTGACATGGCGAAAGAAATGATGCAACAAACGAAAAACAACATTTTGGCTCAAGCAGCTCAAGCGATGTTGGCACAAGCAAACCAAGCGCCACAAGGCGTTCTGCAATTGCTTCGTTAA